The genomic region CCGGTTCCGCGGTACCTGTCGGTCCCTGCCGTTACGGTCGACACATGCTGCTCTCGGAGGTGGTGACGGCCTCGGCGGACGTCCGGGCGACCCGGTCGCGGAAGGCGAAGATCGCGACGCTGGCCGCCCTCGTCGGCCGCGCCGGGCCGGAGGCGGCCGCCCAGGTCGTGGCCTGGGTGTCCGGGGAGCTGCCGCAGGGCCGGATCGGCACCGGGTGGCGCACGCTGGCGGCGGTCGAGGCCGATCCGGCCACCCCGGCCGCCTCGGGGACGCTCACCGTCGCCACGGTCGACGCCACCCTCACCGAACTCGCCGGCACCAACGGCGCCGGATCGGCGGCCCGCCGCCGCGAGCTGCTGGGCACGCTGCTGTCGGCGGCCACGGCGGCCGAGCGCGAGTTCCTCATCCGGCTGCTGACCGGTGAGCTGCGGCAGGGCGCGCTCGCGGCGATCGTCGCGGAGGCGGTCGCGGTCGCCGCCGGCGTGCCGGTCGACGCGGTGCGCCGGGCCGCCATGCTGTCCGGGCGGCTGCCGGTCACGGCGGTGGCCGCGCTCACCGGCGGGGAGGCGGCGCTGGCCGAGTTCCGGCTCGAGGTGGGGCGGCCGATCCAGCCCATGCTGGCCTCGCCCGGCGCCACCCTCGACGACGCGCTGGCCGAGTTCGACGGCGACGTCAGCGTCGAGCACAAACTCGACGGCGCCCGAATTCAGGTGCACCGCAAGGGTTCCCGGGTCTGGGTGTTCACCCGGACGCTGCGCGACATCACCGCCGGGGTGCCGGAGCTGGTGCGGCTGGTGGCCGAATTGCCCTGTGAGAGCGTGGTACTCGACGGGGAGACCCTGGCGCTCACCGATGCCGGCCGCCCGCGTCCGTTCCAGGAGACGATGAGCCGCTTCGCCACCGTGGAGCCCGGCGCCGCAGCCGAGATCACCTCCACGCGGGATCTGTTGCTGCATCCGTATTTCTTCGACTGCCTGCACCTGGACGGCATCGACTTCCTCGACTCCCCGCTGCGCGAGCGGCGGGCGGCGCTGCTGCGGGTGGCGCGGCGGCACACCATTCCGGCGCTGGTCGATCCCGATGCCGAATCCGCCGCCGAATACTTCGACGGCGCGCTGGCCTCGGGCCACGAGGGCATCATGGTCAAATCGCTGGCCGCACCCTACGCGGCGGGGCGCCGTGGCCGCGCCTGGCAGAAGATCAAGCCCACGCACACCCTGGATCTGGTGGTACTCGGCGCCGAGTGGGGATACGGCCGCCGCACCGGATATCTGTCGAATCTGCATCTGGGCGCCCGCGATCCGGGCGGCGGCGAGCCGATCATGGTCGGCAAGACGTTCAAGGGCCTCACCGATGCGCTGTTGCAGTGGCAGACCAACGAATTCCCGCAGCACGAGCGGGCCCGGGATCAGCACACGGTATATCTGTGGCCGGAGCTGGTCGTCGAGATCGCGCTCGACGGTGTGCAGATCAGCCCGCGCTATCCCGGTGGCGTCGCGCTGCGGTTCGCCCGGGTGGTGCGATATCGCCCCGACAAGGACCTCACCGGCGTGGACACCATCGACGCCGTGCGGGCACTGCTGCCCGAGGGGCTCGCGGCCGTCCATGCGCAGCCCAGCGGGGAGTAAAAGTGCAGTAAAACTACACGTTTCGGGCATCAGCGACTGCCAGGTACTTCACAGGCGTATCCACGGACTCGTTGAGGTTCCGCGCGCAGGATGAGAGGCGTCGGGCAACCGACACGGATCAACTGCCCTGATCCGCCATCCCCAAAAGCCGGCGAACTGTCCATCCCTCGCCAGACAGCCGGCAACTCGAGGGCCGCCGACGACACCGTCCTTCCTCATCCGGTGCGCCGGCGGCCCCCGGCGTTCACACCGGAATCAGTGCTCGTATTCGTGTGGCCCGCGGTCGTATTCGTGATGACCGCTGAAATCGGGCAACCGGCAGACGCCGGTCGAGACCTCGGTGGCCAGATCCTCGTAGGCCACCGCCAA from Nocardia sp. BMG111209 harbors:
- a CDS encoding ATP-dependent DNA ligase: MLLSEVVTASADVRATRSRKAKIATLAALVGRAGPEAAAQVVAWVSGELPQGRIGTGWRTLAAVEADPATPAASGTLTVATVDATLTELAGTNGAGSAARRRELLGTLLSAATAAEREFLIRLLTGELRQGALAAIVAEAVAVAAGVPVDAVRRAAMLSGRLPVTAVAALTGGEAALAEFRLEVGRPIQPMLASPGATLDDALAEFDGDVSVEHKLDGARIQVHRKGSRVWVFTRTLRDITAGVPELVRLVAELPCESVVLDGETLALTDAGRPRPFQETMSRFATVEPGAAAEITSTRDLLLHPYFFDCLHLDGIDFLDSPLRERRAALLRVARRHTIPALVDPDAESAAEYFDGALASGHEGIMVKSLAAPYAAGRRGRAWQKIKPTHTLDLVVLGAEWGYGRRTGYLSNLHLGARDPGGGEPIMVGKTFKGLTDALLQWQTNEFPQHERARDQHTVYLWPELVVEIALDGVQISPRYPGGVALRFARVVRYRPDKDLTGVDTIDAVRALLPEGLAAVHAQPSGE